One genomic segment of Meiothermus sp. QL-1 includes these proteins:
- a CDS encoding glycerol-3-phosphate acyltransferase, with protein sequence MELLWVLVAYLLGSLSFGQIAGRLRGIDLADRDTPGASGTFRQLGPAWGVAVALGDILKGGLAAYLGQLQAPWAIPLMGVAVVAGHNWPLFFGFRGGGGIAPTLGFFGFLYPAATLPALGIGLGVAGLYWLFYWRAHPKSWYPIPVGAVAGYLYALWALLPTGSGFWALVLVSAVVALRGLRIARRL encoded by the coding sequence GTGGAGCTGCTCTGGGTCCTGGTAGCCTACCTCTTGGGCTCGCTCTCCTTTGGGCAGATTGCAGGCCGGCTCAGGGGCATTGACCTAGCCGACCGGGACACCCCCGGGGCCAGCGGCACTTTCCGCCAGCTAGGACCTGCCTGGGGGGTGGCGGTGGCCCTGGGCGATATCCTGAAGGGTGGGCTGGCAGCCTACCTGGGCCAGCTCCAGGCACCCTGGGCCATCCCCCTGATGGGGGTGGCGGTGGTGGCGGGGCACAACTGGCCCCTCTTCTTCGGTTTCCGGGGCGGTGGCGGCATCGCCCCCACCCTGGGGTTTTTCGGCTTCCTGTATCCTGCGGCGACCCTGCCGGCCCTGGGGATTGGCCTGGGGGTGGCGGGCTTGTACTGGCTTTTCTACTGGCGCGCCCACCCCAAAAGCTGGTACCCCATCCCGGTAGGGGCCGTAGCAGGCTATTTGTACGCCCTTTGGGCCCTGCTGCCCACCGGCAGCGGCTTCTGGGCGCTGGTCCTGGTCAGCGCGGTGGTCGCGCTGCGGGGCCTGCGGATTGCCCGCCGGCTTTGA